Proteins encoded together in one Juglans regia cultivar Chandler chromosome 9, Walnut 2.0, whole genome shotgun sequence window:
- the LOC109008691 gene encoding monocopper oxidase-like protein SKU5 has translation MALCSFFSVFLIYITLFASSCFAADPFVNFEFEVSYITASPLGVPQQVIAINGKFPGPTVNVTTNNNVAVNVRNKLDENLLITWSGIQQRRSSWQDGVLGTTCPIPPKWNWTYQFQVKDQIGSFFYFPSLNFQRASGGYGGIIINNRAIIPIPFATPDGDIVIFIGDWYTRNHTALRKTLDAGKDLGMPDGVLINGKGPYRYNDTLVPDGIDYETIEVHPGRTYRIRVHNVGVSTSLNFRIQNHNLLLAETEGSYTVQQNYTSLDIHVGQSYSFLVTMDQNASTDYYIAASARFVNESLWKRVTGVAILHYTNSKGKAKGPLPDPPSDEFDKTFSMNQARSIRWNVSASGARPNPQGSFRYGSINVTEIYVLKNKPPVTINGKRRTTLSGISFVNPSTPIRLADWFKVKGAYKLDFPSRPLTGTSRMETSVINGTYRGFMEVILQNNDTKVQSYHMNGYAFFVVGMDYGEWTENSRGTYNKWDGIARSTTQVYPGAWTAILISLDNVGVWNIRTENLDSWYLGQETYVRVVNPEATNKTELPLPDNALYCGALSKLQKPEDIISSAISIMARSKLFLTLLMIVCAVIPISH, from the exons ATGGCTTTGTGTAGCTTTTTCTCAGTGTTCCTCATCTACATTACTTTATTTGCGAGCTCGTGTTTTGCTGCCGATCCATTTGTGAACTTTGAGTTTGAAGTCTCTTACATCACTGCCTCTCCTCTTGGTGTGCCCCAGCAG GTTATTGCTATTAATGGCAAGTTTCCTGGTCCTACTGTCAATGTGACTACTAACAACAATGTCGCTGTCAATGTCCGGAACAAATTGGACGAGAATCTCCTCATTACTTG GTCCGGGATTCAACAGCGGCGTAGTTCGTGGCAAGATGGAGTTCTGGGCACGACTTGCCCTATTCCTCCAAAGTGGAATTGGACTTACCAATTTCAGGTTAAGGATCAGATTGGAAGCTTCTTCTATTTTCCATCTCTCAATTTCCAGAGAGCGTCCGGAGGGTATGGCGGAATTATTATCAATAACCGGGCCATAATTCCAATTCCTTTTGCAACCCCAGATGGggatatagttatttttatcgGTGATTGGTACACCCGGAACCATACG GCTTTGAGGAAGACTCTTGATGCAGGGAAAGATCTTGGAATGCCAGATGGGGTTCTTATTAACGGGAAAGGTCCTTACAGATATAATGATACGCTTGTACCagatggcattgattatgaaACAATTGAGGTCCACCCAG GAAGAACTTATCGCATTCGTGTACACAATGTTGGAGTGTCAACTAGTCTTAACTTCAGGATCCAGAACCATAATCTGCTTCTGGCTGAGACGGAGGGATCATATACAGTGCAACAAAATTATACTAGCTTGGATATTCATGTCGGACAATCTTATTCGTTTTTGGTGACCATGGATCAGAATGCAAGTACTGATTACTACATTGCAGCCAGTGCTAGGTTTGTGAATGAATCGCTCTGGAAAAGAGTTACTGGTGTCGCCATCTTGCATTACACAAATTCCAAAGGAAAGGCAAAGGGTCCCCTCCCAGACCCACCAAGTGATGAATTTGACAAGACTTTCTCAATGAACCAAGCAAGATCCATCAG GTGGAATGTATCTGCTAGTGGTGCTCGCCCTAATCCACAGGGTTCTTTTAGATATGGCTCAATCAATGTGACTGAAATTTATGTGTTGAAAAACAAGCCACCGGTGACGATTAATGGGAAAAGACGGACAACATTAAGTGGAATCTCATTTGTCAATCCTTCCACCCCAATCAGGCTTGCTGACTGGTTCAAAGTAAAGGGAGCATACAAGCTGGATTTTCCCTCTAGGCCACTTACAGGAACATCACGGATGGAAACATCAGTTATTAATGGAACGTATAGAGGATTTATGGAAGTCATATTACAGAACAATGATACCAAGGTGCAGAGCTATCACATGAATGGATATGCATTTTTTGTTGTCGG GATGGATTATGGTGAGTGGACAGAGAATAGCAGGGGCACATATAACAAGTGGGATGGAATTGCCCGCTCCACAACACAG GTTTATCCTGGAGCTTGGACGGCAATCTTGATATCCCTCGACAATGTTGGAGTCTGGAACATTAGAACAGAAAACCTTGACTCGTGGTATCTTGGCCAAGAAACATATGTCAGGGTTGTCAATCCAGAGGCTACTAACAAAACCGAGTTACCCTTACCGGACAATGCCCTATATTGTGGCGCCCTTAGCAAATTGCAGAA gCCAGAAGATATCATCTCCTCAGCAATTTCAATCATGGCGAGGTCAAAGCTGTTCTTAACCCTGCTGATGATCGTCTGTGCTGTAATTCCCATTTCCCACTAA
- the LOC109018539 gene encoding protein YABBY 4-like, whose translation MSSSSTLTLDHFPPSEQLCYVHCNICDTVLAVSVPCTSLFKTVTVRCGHCTNLLPVNMRGLLLPSANQFHLGPSLFSHPPSALEDQILNPTPNFLINQTNASDFTMPARGGVVDELPRPPTINKPPEKRQRVPSAYNRFIKDEIQRIKSVNPEISHREAFSAAAKNWAHFPHIHFGLMPEQTMRKTNMRQQEADQDVLIKDHGLLASANVGVSPY comes from the exons atgtccTCCTCTTCTACCCTGACCTTGGACCACTTTCCTCCCTCGGAGCAGCTCTGTTATGTCCATTGCAATATTTGCGACACTGTCCTTGCG GTGAGTGTTCCTTGCACCAGTTTGTTCAAGACTGTAACAGTAAGATGCGGTCACTGCACTAACCTCCTGCCAGTGAATATGCGAGGGTTGCTTCTGCCTTCGGCTAATCAGTTTCATTTGGGCCCATCTCTTTTCTCTCATCCCCCTAGTGCTCTG GAAGATCAGATACTAAATCCAACCCCAAACTTCTTGATCAACCAAACCAATGCGAGTGACTTCACTATGCCCGCTAGGGGAGGAGTAGTTGACGAGCTTCCACGGCCCCCAACCATAAATAAAC CTCCAGAAAAGAGACAGAGAGTTCCCTCCGCCTACAACCGCTTCATCAA GGACGAGATCCAACGCATCAAGTCAGTAAATCCCGAAATATCCCATAGAGAAGCCTTCAGTGCCGCTGCCAAGAAT TGGGCCCACTTTCCACACATTCACTTTGGTCTCATGCCTGAGCAGACTATGAGGAAGACAAACATGCGCCAGCAG GAAGCAGATCAGGATGTACTTATTAAAGATCATGGGCTTTTAGCTTCAGCTAATGTGGGTGTTTCTCcttattaa